In Phocoena sinus isolate mPhoSin1 chromosome X, mPhoSin1.pri, whole genome shotgun sequence, a genomic segment contains:
- the RBMX gene encoding RNA-binding motif protein, X chromosome has protein sequence MVEADRPGKLFIGGLNTETNEKALEAVFGKYGRIVEVLLMKDRETNKSRGFAFVTFESPADAKDAARDMNGKSLDGKAIKVEQATKPSFESGRRGPPPPPRSRGPPRGLRGGRGGSGGTRGPPSRGGHMDDGGYSMNFNMSSSRGPLPVKRGPPPRSGGPPPKRSAPSGPVRSSSGMGGRAPVSRGRDSYGGPPRREPLPSRRDVYLSPRDDGYSTKDSYSSRDYPSSRDTRDYAPPPRDYTYRDYGHSSSRDDYPSRGYSDRDGYGRDRDYSDHPSGGSYRDSYESYGNSRSAPPTRGPPPSYGGSSRYDDYSSSRDGYGGSRDSYSSSRSDLYSSGRDRVGRQERGLPPSMERGYPPPRDSYSSSSRGAPRGGGRGGSRSDRGGGRSRY, from the exons atggTTGAAGCAGATCGCCCAGGAAAGCTCTTCATCGGTGGCCTCAATACTGAAACAAATGAGAAAGCTCTTGAAGCAGTATTTGGCAAATATGGACGAATAGTGGAAG TTCTCTTGATGAAAGATCGTGAAACCAACAAATCTAGAGGATTTGCTTTTGTCACCTTTGAAAGCCCAGCAGATGCTAAGGATGCAGCGAGAGACATGAATGGAAAG TCCTTAGATGGAAAAGCCATCAAGGTAGAACAAGCCACTAAACCATCATTTGAAAGTGGTAGACGTGGACCACCTCCACCTCCAAGAAGCAGAGGCCCTCCAAGAGGCCTTCGAGGCggaagaggaggaagtggaggaacCAGGGGACCTCCCTCACGTGGAGGGCACATGG ACGACGGTGGTTATTCCATGAATTTTAACATGAGTTCTTCCAGGGGACCACTTCCAGTAAAAAGAGGACCACCGCCACGAAGTGGGGGTCCTCCTCCTAAAAGATCTGCCCCTTCAGGACCAGTTCGCAGCAGCAGTGGAATGGGAGGAAGAG CTCCTGTATCACGTGGAAGAGATAGTTATGGAGGTCCACCTCGAAGGGAACCCCTGCCCTCTCGTAGAGATGTTTATTTGTCCCCAAGAGATGATGGATATTCTACTAAAGACAG cTATTCAAGCAGAGATTACCCAAGTTCTCGTGATACAAGAGATTATGCACCACCACCAAGAGATTATACTTACCGTGATTATGGTCATTCCAGTTCACGTGATGACTATCCATCAAGAGGCTATAG tgATAGAGATGGCTATGGTCGTGATCGTGACTATTCAGATCATCCAAGTGGAGGTTCCTACAGAGATTCATATGAGAGTTATG GTAACTCACGTAGTGCTCCACCTACACGAGGGCCCCCGCCATCTTATGGTGGAAGCAGTCGCTATGATGATTACAGCAGCTCACGTGACGGATATGGTGGAAGTCGAGACAGTTACTCAAGCAGCCGAAGTGATCTCTACTCAAGTGGTCGTGATCGGGTTGGCAGacaagaaagagggcttcccccTTCTATGGAAAGGGGGTACCCTCCTCCACGAGATTCCTACAGCAGTTCAAGCCGCGGAGCACCAAGAGGTGGTGGCCGTGGAGGAAGCCGATCTGATAGAGGGGGAGGCAGAagcagatattaa
- the LOC116747786 gene encoding LOW QUALITY PROTEIN: N-acylglucosamine 2-epimerase-like (The sequence of the model RefSeq protein was modified relative to this genomic sequence to represent the inferred CDS: deleted 1 base in 1 codon) yields MQPQPGPPLIPPQSEVVEMMDQIVHWVREDPSGLGRPQLPGAPAAESMAVPMMLLSLVEQLGEADDELAGSYAELGDWCARRILRHVQRGGQAVLENVSEDGEGLSGCLGRHQNPGHALETGWFLLRHAIHRGDPKLRAHVIDKFLLLPFRSGWEVQSGGLFYFQGADGLCPTQLEWAMKLWWPHSEATITFLMGYSESRDSALLNIFYQVAEYTFRQFRDPEYGEWFAYLNREGKIALTIKGGPFKGCFHVPWCLAMCEEMLSDLLSRLALASAPAPALSARSPPADPARRGAE; encoded by the exons ATGCAGCCTCAGCCTGGGCCTCCCCTCATCCCTCCCCAGAGCGAAGTGGTGGAGATGATGGATCAGATCGTGCACTGGGTGCGGGAGGACCCCTCTGGGCTGGGCCGgccccagctccctggggccCCGGCCGCGGAGTCCATGGCGGTGCCCATGATGCTGCTCAGCCTGGTGGAGCAGCTCGGGGAGGCCGACGACGAGCTGGCGGGCAGCTACGCGGAGCTGGGGGACTGGTGCGCTCGGAGGATTCTGCGGCACGtgcag AGGGGTGGGCAGGCTGTGCTGGAGAATGTGTCAGAGGATGGCGAGGGGCTTTCTGGCTGCTTGGGGAGACACCAGAACCCAG GCCACGCGCTGGAAACTGGCTGGTTCCTGCTCCGTCACGCCATCCACAGAGGTGACCCCAAACTTCGAGCCCACGTTATCGACAAGTTCCTATTGTTGCCTTTCCGCTCTGGATGGGAGGTCCAGAGCGGAGGTCTCTTCTACTTCCAGGGTGCTGATGGCCTATGCCCCACCCAG CTGGAGTGGGCCATGAAGCTCTGGTGGCCGCACAGCGAAGCCACGATCACCTTCCTCATGGGCTACAGTGAGAGCAGGGACTCCGCCTTGCTGAACATCTTCTACCAGGTGGCCGAGTACACTTTCCGCCAG TTTCGCGATCCCGAGTACGGGGAATGGTTTGCCTACCTGAACCGAGAAGGGAAGATCGCCCTCACCATCAAG GGTGGTCCTTTCAAAG GCTGCTTCCACGTGCCGTGGTGCCTCGCCATGTGCGAGGAGATGCTGAGTGACCTCCTGAGCCGCCTCGCCCTGGCctcggccccggccccggcccttAGCGCCCGGTCTCCGCCCGCCGACCCCGCCCGCCGAGGCGCAGAATAA
- the LOC116747785 gene encoding N-alpha-acetyltransferase 10-like isoform X2 — MNIRNARPEDLMNMQHCNLLCLPENYQMKYYFSHGLSWPQLSYVAEDENGKIVGYVLAKMEGGPHNVPHGHITSLAVKRSHRRLGLAQKLMDQACGAMIENFNAKYVSLHVRKSNRAALRLYSNILNFKISKVEPRYYADGEDAYAMKRDLTQMADEKKARKDTPNE, encoded by the exons ATGAACATCCGCAATGCGAGG CCAGAGGACCTGATGAACATGCAGCACTGCAACCTCCTGTGCCTGCCCGAGAACTACCAGATGAAATATTATTTCTCCCATGGCCTTTCCTGGCCCCAG CTCTCTTACGTCGCTGAGGATGAGAATGGGAAGATTGTGGGGTATGTCCTGGCCAAAAT GGAAGGGGGCCCGCACAACGTGCCCCATGGACACATCACCTCGCTG GCTGTGAAGCGTTCCCACCGGCGCCTTGGCCTGGCTCAGAAGCTGATGGACCAGGCCTGCGGAGCCATGATCGAGAACTTCAATGCCAAATACGTCTCCCTGCATGTCAGGAAGAG TAACCGGGCTGCTCTGCGCCTCTACTCCAACATCCTCAACTTTAA GATCAGCAAAGTGGAGCCCAGATACTATGCAGATGGGGAAGACGCATATGCGATGAAGCGGGATCTCACCCAGATGGCTGATGAG
- the LOC116747785 gene encoding N-alpha-acetyltransferase 11-like isoform X1: MNIRNARPEDLMNMQHCNLLCLPENYQMKYYFSHGLSWPQLSYVAEDENGKIVGYVLAKMEGGPHNVPHGHITSLAVKRSHRRLGLAQKLMDQACGAMIENFNAKYVSLHVRKSNRAALRLYSNILNFKISKVEPRYYADGEDAYAMKRDLTQMADELAGGEPDLGRALTKAIGARFHSPRKKPVLPRGCCERRGRRPLDVLRDAGPGDGCGWPPRLGSDRTGLKRSQGSAQGSSGARAVERAPRQPCEGAVITSTLQERKQAQRPV, encoded by the exons ATGAACATCCGCAATGCGAGG CCAGAGGACCTGATGAACATGCAGCACTGCAACCTCCTGTGCCTGCCCGAGAACTACCAGATGAAATATTATTTCTCCCATGGCCTTTCCTGGCCCCAG CTCTCTTACGTCGCTGAGGATGAGAATGGGAAGATTGTGGGGTATGTCCTGGCCAAAAT GGAAGGGGGCCCGCACAACGTGCCCCATGGACACATCACCTCGCTG GCTGTGAAGCGTTCCCACCGGCGCCTTGGCCTGGCTCAGAAGCTGATGGACCAGGCCTGCGGAGCCATGATCGAGAACTTCAATGCCAAATACGTCTCCCTGCATGTCAGGAAGAG TAACCGGGCTGCTCTGCGCCTCTACTCCAACATCCTCAACTTTAA GATCAGCAAAGTGGAGCCCAGATACTATGCAGATGGGGAAGACGCATATGCGATGAAGCGGGATCTCACCCAGATGGCTGATGAG CTGGCAGGCGGGGAGCCGGACCTTGGCAGGGCCTTAACGAAGGCCATCGGCGCAAGATTCCATTCTCCGAGGAAGAAGCCCGTCCTGCCCAGAGGCTGctgtgagaggagagggaggaggcccCTAGACGTGCTGAGAGACGCGGGGCCTGGGGATGGCTGTGGCTGGCCTCCAAGGCTCGGGTCAGACAGAACTGGGCTGAAGAGAAGTCAGGGTTCTGCCCAAGGCTCCTCGGGGGCCAGGGCCGTTGAGAGGGCTCCACGGCAGCCTTGTGAGGGAGCCGTGATCACCTCCACtttacaggagaggaaacaggcccagaggcctgtttag